One Dermacentor andersoni chromosome 6, qqDerAnde1_hic_scaffold, whole genome shotgun sequence genomic window carries:
- the LOC126522891 gene encoding vezatin-like isoform X1, whose translation MDSDDDGVILPNSPLYVHLTEAGFEIPDTDVAFAQTSDDRRPTLEKACRLPRSKILSFMPNVLTLFSSGLCKAKSAVLHSFHNFDGEPFLESVLGSPCLDEEDQRFLRNLLEARDFSVKKENFQGSFSTYSIVAAVVVCLVARCLSAEQQSHTESLLVGIVACALLLAAGMIVVKYCLLRQYRANIHDLLSTMQETQVMIRKSLQIIQEAEVVARGFTLASHNVPVHRIEMNMLMPNLDPQRQCPELRRSVFLWTRELFLIGKSATLEAIESVPLEGELDVSTIYLACTAPEDVSKELFAPLGKALEEGTENFSLSALKAMLYLMHIQHSEFLRRLSLSLMPGIKKSCIFDALSLKTIVVDLRASIQAQLRNLSNAYQFYKSSQMTEELESRPLRMLQTAPHELHMAAHSLGLHLQAALKRTQAVESITESIGEDAEMESLEANLGCLLAEVKAELASSCSCLEEVLMLLDKRSAPKLSSESPTLELPPPVTSTGPVVVINEDDVPVIEDEKREEKPDNVFEAQLPDKIEPGDVDEGDDYDFPSQKKHKEASAVVFKELKSVLVIKAKEHREREKNALARSGVEGGQFDKLGFVVPEAEGPAENDGHVGDCSLAFEEGATARSTTPMHKTAMGDECSESPEFQLSHAGESAKQEIAKDAVDPAAGFTLPSFEGMCMPNPRHIALMAAVRSQQLTRMPVSTFEDDVSDSSLDEGEQECDA comes from the exons CCAAATGTGCTCACTCTTTTTTCAAGTGGGCTGTGCAAAGCCAAGTCTGCAGTGCTACATTCATTTCATAACTTT GATGGAGAACCTTTTTTAGAAAGTGTTCTGGGAAGTCCGTGTCTTGATGAGGAAGATCAGCGGTTTCTGAGAAATCTTCTTGAAGCCAGAGATTttagtgtaaaaaaagaaaatttccaAGGCAGCTTCTC CACCTACAgcattgttgctgctgtcgtcgtgTGCCTTGTCGCGAGGTGCCTGTCTGCAGAACAGCAAAGCCATACCGAGAGCCTGCTGGTGGGAATCGTGGCCTGCGCGTTGCTGCTGGCTGCCGGAATGATCGTTGTGAAGTACTGTCTCTTGCGTCAGTACAGAGCAAACATCCATGACCTGCTGTCCACGATGCAAGAAACGCAAGTGATGATCAGGAAGTCCCTGCAGATTATCCAGGAAGCAGAAGTGGTGGCCCGTGGATTTACCTT GGCTTCTCACAATGTCCCTGTTCACCGAATCGAGATGAACATGCTCATGCCGAACTTGGATCCTCAAAGACAGTGCCCCGAGCTGCGGAGGTCTGTGTTCCTGTGGACCCGAGAGCTCTTCCTCATCGGGAAAAGTGCAACCTTAGAAGCCATTGAGT CTGTTCCACTTGAAGGTGAACTCGACGTGAGCACCATCTACCTGGCCTGCACAGCCCCTGAAGATGTCAGCAAAGAGCTTTTTGCCCCACTCGGCAAAGCCCTTGAAGAAGGAACCGAAAATTTTTCTCTTTCGGCTCTCAAG GCAATGCTGTATCTCATGCACATCCAGCACTCAGAGTTTCTCCGGAGGTTGTCCCTCAGTTTGATGCCTGGAATAAAGAAAAGCT GTATCTTTGATGCGCTGTCATTGAAGACAATCGTTGTCGACCTCAGAGCCAGCATCCAAGCCCAGCTGAGGAACCTCAGCAACGCCTACCAGTTCTACAAGAGTAGCCAGATGACTGAGGAGCTCGAGAGCAGGCCACTGAGGATGCTGCAGACAGCACCTCATGAGCTTCACATGGCTGCTCACAGCTTGGGGCTACATTTGCAGGCAGCCTTGAAACG CACCCAGGCAGTTGAAAGCATCACCGAGTCGATTGGAGAGGATGCTGAAATGGAGTCACTGGAAGCCAATCTCGGATGTCTGCTGGCTGAAGTCAAAGCAGAGCTTGCGTCAAGCTGCAGCTGCCTTGAAGAGGTGCTTATGCTGCTGGACAAGAGATCAG CACCCAAACTCTCCAGTGAGAGCCCGACCCTGGAGCTTCCACCGCCTGTCACAAGCACTGGGCCAGTTGTAGTCATAAACGAAGATGACGTTCCTGTCATTGAGGATGAG AAACGTGAAGAGAAACCCGACAAC GTATTTGAAGCGCAGCTGCCAGACAAAATTGAACCTGGTGATGTTGACGAAGGAGATGACTATGAT TTTCCTTCGCAGAAGAAGCACAAAGAGGCTTCTGCTGTTGTGTTTAAGGAGCTGAAGAGCGTGCTTGTCATCAAGGCCAAGGAGCATCGCGAGCGAGAAAAAAATGCACTAGCGCGTTCTGGAGTCGAGGGAGGGCAATTTGACAAGCTAGGGTTTGTAGTGCCCGAAGCCGAGGGCCCCGCCGAGAATGACGGTCACGTCGGCGATTGCTCTCTCGCATTCGAAGAAGGGGCGACGGCGAGGAGCACGACGCCAATGCACAAGACTGCCATGGGTGACGAGTGCTCCGAAAGTCCGGAGTTTCAGCTTAGCCACGCTGGAGAATCGGCAAAGCAGGAAATTGCAAAAGATGCCGTGGACCCTGCCGCTGGGTTCACACTACCGTCCTTCGAGGGAATGTGCATGCCTAATCCACGGCACATAGCCCTCATGGCTGCAGTAAGGTCTCAGCAGCTGACACGGATGCCAGTCAGCACGTTTGAAGATGACGTGAGTGACAGTTCTTTGGATGAAGGTGAACAGGAGTGTGATGCGTGA
- the LOC126522891 gene encoding vezatin-like isoform X2, with the protein MDSDDDGVILPNSPLYVHLTEAGFEIPDTDVAFAQTSDDRRPTLEKACRLPRSKILSFMPNVLTLFSSGLCKAKSAVLHSFHNFDGEPFLESVLGSPCLDEEDQRFLRNLLEARDFSVKKENFQGSFSTYSIVAAVVVCLVARCLSAEQQSHTESLLVGIVACALLLAAGMIVVKYCLLRQYRANIHDLLSTMQETQVMIRKSLQIIQEAEVVARGFTLASHNVPVHRIEMNMLMPNLDPQRQCPELRRSVFLWTRELFLIGKSATLEAIESVPLEGELDVSTIYLACTAPEDVSKELFAPLGKALEEGTENFSLSALKAMLYLMHIQHSEFLRRLSLSLMPGIKKSCIFDALSLKTIVVDLRASIQAQLRNLSNAYQFYKSSQMTEELESRPLRMLQTAPHELHMAAHSLGLHLQAALKRTQAVESITESIGEDAEMESLEANLGCLLAEVKAELASSCSCLEEVLMLLDKRSAPKLSSESPTLELPPPVTSTGPVVVINEDDVPVIEDEVFEAQLPDKIEPGDVDEGDDYDFPSQKKHKEASAVVFKELKSVLVIKAKEHREREKNALARSGVEGGQFDKLGFVVPEAEGPAENDGHVGDCSLAFEEGATARSTTPMHKTAMGDECSESPEFQLSHAGESAKQEIAKDAVDPAAGFTLPSFEGMCMPNPRHIALMAAVRSQQLTRMPVSTFEDDVSDSSLDEGEQECDA; encoded by the exons CCAAATGTGCTCACTCTTTTTTCAAGTGGGCTGTGCAAAGCCAAGTCTGCAGTGCTACATTCATTTCATAACTTT GATGGAGAACCTTTTTTAGAAAGTGTTCTGGGAAGTCCGTGTCTTGATGAGGAAGATCAGCGGTTTCTGAGAAATCTTCTTGAAGCCAGAGATTttagtgtaaaaaaagaaaatttccaAGGCAGCTTCTC CACCTACAgcattgttgctgctgtcgtcgtgTGCCTTGTCGCGAGGTGCCTGTCTGCAGAACAGCAAAGCCATACCGAGAGCCTGCTGGTGGGAATCGTGGCCTGCGCGTTGCTGCTGGCTGCCGGAATGATCGTTGTGAAGTACTGTCTCTTGCGTCAGTACAGAGCAAACATCCATGACCTGCTGTCCACGATGCAAGAAACGCAAGTGATGATCAGGAAGTCCCTGCAGATTATCCAGGAAGCAGAAGTGGTGGCCCGTGGATTTACCTT GGCTTCTCACAATGTCCCTGTTCACCGAATCGAGATGAACATGCTCATGCCGAACTTGGATCCTCAAAGACAGTGCCCCGAGCTGCGGAGGTCTGTGTTCCTGTGGACCCGAGAGCTCTTCCTCATCGGGAAAAGTGCAACCTTAGAAGCCATTGAGT CTGTTCCACTTGAAGGTGAACTCGACGTGAGCACCATCTACCTGGCCTGCACAGCCCCTGAAGATGTCAGCAAAGAGCTTTTTGCCCCACTCGGCAAAGCCCTTGAAGAAGGAACCGAAAATTTTTCTCTTTCGGCTCTCAAG GCAATGCTGTATCTCATGCACATCCAGCACTCAGAGTTTCTCCGGAGGTTGTCCCTCAGTTTGATGCCTGGAATAAAGAAAAGCT GTATCTTTGATGCGCTGTCATTGAAGACAATCGTTGTCGACCTCAGAGCCAGCATCCAAGCCCAGCTGAGGAACCTCAGCAACGCCTACCAGTTCTACAAGAGTAGCCAGATGACTGAGGAGCTCGAGAGCAGGCCACTGAGGATGCTGCAGACAGCACCTCATGAGCTTCACATGGCTGCTCACAGCTTGGGGCTACATTTGCAGGCAGCCTTGAAACG CACCCAGGCAGTTGAAAGCATCACCGAGTCGATTGGAGAGGATGCTGAAATGGAGTCACTGGAAGCCAATCTCGGATGTCTGCTGGCTGAAGTCAAAGCAGAGCTTGCGTCAAGCTGCAGCTGCCTTGAAGAGGTGCTTATGCTGCTGGACAAGAGATCAG CACCCAAACTCTCCAGTGAGAGCCCGACCCTGGAGCTTCCACCGCCTGTCACAAGCACTGGGCCAGTTGTAGTCATAAACGAAGATGACGTTCCTGTCATTGAGGATGAG GTATTTGAAGCGCAGCTGCCAGACAAAATTGAACCTGGTGATGTTGACGAAGGAGATGACTATGAT TTTCCTTCGCAGAAGAAGCACAAAGAGGCTTCTGCTGTTGTGTTTAAGGAGCTGAAGAGCGTGCTTGTCATCAAGGCCAAGGAGCATCGCGAGCGAGAAAAAAATGCACTAGCGCGTTCTGGAGTCGAGGGAGGGCAATTTGACAAGCTAGGGTTTGTAGTGCCCGAAGCCGAGGGCCCCGCCGAGAATGACGGTCACGTCGGCGATTGCTCTCTCGCATTCGAAGAAGGGGCGACGGCGAGGAGCACGACGCCAATGCACAAGACTGCCATGGGTGACGAGTGCTCCGAAAGTCCGGAGTTTCAGCTTAGCCACGCTGGAGAATCGGCAAAGCAGGAAATTGCAAAAGATGCCGTGGACCCTGCCGCTGGGTTCACACTACCGTCCTTCGAGGGAATGTGCATGCCTAATCCACGGCACATAGCCCTCATGGCTGCAGTAAGGTCTCAGCAGCTGACACGGATGCCAGTCAGCACGTTTGAAGATGACGTGAGTGACAGTTCTTTGGATGAAGGTGAACAGGAGTGTGATGCGTGA